Proteins found in one Neomonachus schauinslandi chromosome 1, ASM220157v2, whole genome shotgun sequence genomic segment:
- the SKIL gene encoding ski-like protein isoform X1 — protein MANLQTNFSLVQGSNKKLNGMGDDGGPPVKKMMTDIHANGKMMINKMPTVKKEHLDDYEVPMETDGEHVKRTCASVPEPLHLNPSLKHTLAQFHLSSQSSLGGPAAFSARYSQESMSPTVFLPLPSPQVLPGPLLIPSDSSTELTQTVLEGESISCFQVGGEKRLCLPQVLNSVLREFSLQQINTVCDELYIYCSRCTSDQLHILKVLGILPFNAPSCGLITLTDAQRLCNALLRPRTFPQNGSVLPAKNSLAQLKETGSAFEVEHECLGKCQGLFAPQFYVQPDAPCIQCLECCGMFAPQTFVMHSHRSPDKRTCHWGFESAKWHCYLHVNQKYLGTPEEKKLKIILEEMKEKFSVRNGKRTQSKIDTPSGMELQSWYPVIKQEGDHVSQTHSFLHPSYYLYMCDKVVAPNVSITSAVSQSKEVTKTEASRSIPRQSEKPHSSGKHQKMVSYPDVSLEEQEKMDLKTSRELCSRLDPSISNNSTSKKKPESTTCSFIRDTSKAGIDHDTAASSPLLVKDIICEDDKGKIMEEVMRTYVKQQEKLNSILQKKQQLQMEVEMLSSSKAMKELTEEQQNLQKELESLQNEHAHRMEEFYIEQKDLEKKLEQVMKQKCTCDSNLEKDKEAEYAAQLAELRQRLDHAEADRQELQDELRQEREARQKLEMMIKELKLQILKSSKTVKE, from the exons ATGGCAAACCTACAGACAAATTTTTCCTTGGTTCAAGGCTCAAATAAAAAACTGAATGGGATGGGAGATGATGGCGGCCCTCCAGTGAAAAAAATGATGACAGACATTCACGCAAATGGGAAAATGATGATCAACAAGATGCCAACAGTGAAGAAGGAACACTTGGATGACTACGAAGTGCCAATGGAAACTGATGGGGAACATGTGAAGCGAACCTGTGCCTCTGTGCCTGAACCCTTACATTTAAATCCCAGTTTGAAACACACTTTGGCGCAATTCCATTTAAGTAGTCAGAGCTCTCTGGGTGGACCAGCGGCATTTTCTGCTCGGTATTCCCAAGAAAGCATGTCACCTACTGTATTTCTGCCTCTTCCATCTCCTCAGGTTCTTCCTGGCCCACTGCTCATCCCTTCTGATAGCTCCACAGAACTCACCCAGACTGTGTTGGAAGGGGAGTCTATTTCTTGTTTTCAGGTTGGAGGAGAAAAGAGACTCTGTTTGCCCCAAGTCTTAAATTCTGTTCTCCGAGAATTTTCACTCCAGCAAATAAATACAGTGTGTGACGAATTGTACATCTATTGTTCACGGTGTACCTCAGACCAGCTTCATATCTTAAAGGTCCTGGGAATACTTCCATTCAATGCCCCATCCTGTGGGCTGATCACATTAACTGATGCACAAAGACTATGTAATGCTTTATTGCGGCCACGCACTTTTCCTCAAAATGGTAGTGTACTTCCTGCTAAAAACTCATTGGCCCAGTTAAAGGAAACTGGCAGTGCCTTTGAAGTGGAACATGAATGCTTGGGCAAATGTCAGGGTCTATTTGCACCCCAGTTTTATGTTCAGCCTGATGCTCCATGTATTCAGTGTCTGGAATGCTGTGGAATGTTTGCGCCCCAGACATTTGTGATGCATTCTCACAGATCACCTGACAAAAGGACTTGCCACTGGGGCTTTGAGTCAGCCAAATGGCATTGCTATCTTCATGTGAACCAGAAATACTTAGGGACACctgaagaaaagaaactgaagataattttagaagaaatgaaggagaaatttagcgtgagaaatggaaagagaactcAATCCAag ATAGATACACCATCAGGAATGGAATTACAATCATGGTACCCTGTTATAAAGCAGGAAGGTGACCATGTTTCTCAGACACATTCATTTTTACACCCCAG ctaCTACTTATACATGTGTGATAAAGTGGTTGCCCCAAATGTGTCGATTACTTCTGCTGTATCCCAGTCTAAAGAGGTCACGAAGACAGAGGCAAGTAGATCTATACCAAGACAGTCAGAGAAGCCTCATAGTAGTGGGAAACATCAAAAAATGGTGTCTTACCCAGATGTCTCACTGGAGGAACAggagaaaatggatttaaaaacaagtaGAGAATTATGTAGCCGTTTAG ATCCATCAATCTCAAATAATTCTACAAGTAAGAAGAAACCCGAGTCTACCACTTGCAGTTTCATCAGAGACACAAGCAAGGCAGGAATAGACCATGATACTGCAGCTTCATCTCCACTTCTTGTCAAAGATATCATCTGTGAGGATGATAAGGGAAAGATCATGGAAGAAGTAATGAGAACTTATGTAAAACAACAGGAAAAACTGAACTCAATTTTGCAGAAGAAGCAACAACTTCAGATG GAAGTTGAAATGTTGAGTAGTTCAAAAGCTATGAAggaactcactgaagaacagcAAAATTTGCAGAAAGAGCTTGAATCTTTGCAGAATGAACATGCTCATAGAATGGAAGAATTTTATATTGAACAGAAAGACTTAGAGAAAAAATTAGAGCAGGTAATGAAGCAAAAATGTACCTGTGattcaaatttagaaaaagacaaagaggcTGAATATGCAGCACAG TTGGCAGAACTGAGACAGAGATTGGACCATGCTGAGGCTGATAGGCAAGAACTCCAAGATGAACTTCGACAGGAACGGGAGGCAAGACAGAAGTTAGAGATGATGATAAAAGAGCTAAAGCTGCAAATTTTGAAATCATCTAAGACTGTTAAAGAATAG
- the SKIL gene encoding ski-like protein isoform X3, with amino-acid sequence MGDDGGPPVKKMMTDIHANGKMMINKMPTVKKEHLDDYEVPMETDGEHVKRTCASVPEPLHLNPSLKHTLAQFHLSSQSSLGGPAAFSARYSQESMSPTVFLPLPSPQVLPGPLLIPSDSSTELTQTVLEGESISCFQVGGEKRLCLPQVLNSVLREFSLQQINTVCDELYIYCSRCTSDQLHILKVLGILPFNAPSCGLITLTDAQRLCNALLRPRTFPQNGSVLPAKNSLAQLKETGSAFEVEHECLGKCQGLFAPQFYVQPDAPCIQCLECCGMFAPQTFVMHSHRSPDKRTCHWGFESAKWHCYLHVNQKYLGTPEEKKLKIILEEMKEKFSVRNGKRTQSKIDTPSGMELQSWYPVIKQEGDHVSQTHSFLHPSYYLYMCDKVVAPNVSITSAVSQSKEVTKTEASRSIPRQSEKPHSSGKHQKMVSYPDVSLEEQEKMDLKTSRELCSRLDPSISNNSTSKKKPESTTCSFIRDTSKAGIDHDTAASSPLLVKDIICEDDKGKIMEEVMRTYVKQQEKLNSILQKKQQLQMEVEMLSSSKAMKELTEEQQNLQKELESLQNEHAHRMEEFYIEQKDLEKKLEQVMKQKCTCDSNLEKDKEAEYAAQLAELRQRLDHAEADRQELQDELRQEREARQKLEMMIKELKLQILKSSKTVKE; translated from the exons ATGGGAGATGATGGCGGCCCTCCAGTGAAAAAAATGATGACAGACATTCACGCAAATGGGAAAATGATGATCAACAAGATGCCAACAGTGAAGAAGGAACACTTGGATGACTACGAAGTGCCAATGGAAACTGATGGGGAACATGTGAAGCGAACCTGTGCCTCTGTGCCTGAACCCTTACATTTAAATCCCAGTTTGAAACACACTTTGGCGCAATTCCATTTAAGTAGTCAGAGCTCTCTGGGTGGACCAGCGGCATTTTCTGCTCGGTATTCCCAAGAAAGCATGTCACCTACTGTATTTCTGCCTCTTCCATCTCCTCAGGTTCTTCCTGGCCCACTGCTCATCCCTTCTGATAGCTCCACAGAACTCACCCAGACTGTGTTGGAAGGGGAGTCTATTTCTTGTTTTCAGGTTGGAGGAGAAAAGAGACTCTGTTTGCCCCAAGTCTTAAATTCTGTTCTCCGAGAATTTTCACTCCAGCAAATAAATACAGTGTGTGACGAATTGTACATCTATTGTTCACGGTGTACCTCAGACCAGCTTCATATCTTAAAGGTCCTGGGAATACTTCCATTCAATGCCCCATCCTGTGGGCTGATCACATTAACTGATGCACAAAGACTATGTAATGCTTTATTGCGGCCACGCACTTTTCCTCAAAATGGTAGTGTACTTCCTGCTAAAAACTCATTGGCCCAGTTAAAGGAAACTGGCAGTGCCTTTGAAGTGGAACATGAATGCTTGGGCAAATGTCAGGGTCTATTTGCACCCCAGTTTTATGTTCAGCCTGATGCTCCATGTATTCAGTGTCTGGAATGCTGTGGAATGTTTGCGCCCCAGACATTTGTGATGCATTCTCACAGATCACCTGACAAAAGGACTTGCCACTGGGGCTTTGAGTCAGCCAAATGGCATTGCTATCTTCATGTGAACCAGAAATACTTAGGGACACctgaagaaaagaaactgaagataattttagaagaaatgaaggagaaatttagcgtgagaaatggaaagagaactcAATCCAag ATAGATACACCATCAGGAATGGAATTACAATCATGGTACCCTGTTATAAAGCAGGAAGGTGACCATGTTTCTCAGACACATTCATTTTTACACCCCAG ctaCTACTTATACATGTGTGATAAAGTGGTTGCCCCAAATGTGTCGATTACTTCTGCTGTATCCCAGTCTAAAGAGGTCACGAAGACAGAGGCAAGTAGATCTATACCAAGACAGTCAGAGAAGCCTCATAGTAGTGGGAAACATCAAAAAATGGTGTCTTACCCAGATGTCTCACTGGAGGAACAggagaaaatggatttaaaaacaagtaGAGAATTATGTAGCCGTTTAG ATCCATCAATCTCAAATAATTCTACAAGTAAGAAGAAACCCGAGTCTACCACTTGCAGTTTCATCAGAGACACAAGCAAGGCAGGAATAGACCATGATACTGCAGCTTCATCTCCACTTCTTGTCAAAGATATCATCTGTGAGGATGATAAGGGAAAGATCATGGAAGAAGTAATGAGAACTTATGTAAAACAACAGGAAAAACTGAACTCAATTTTGCAGAAGAAGCAACAACTTCAGATG GAAGTTGAAATGTTGAGTAGTTCAAAAGCTATGAAggaactcactgaagaacagcAAAATTTGCAGAAAGAGCTTGAATCTTTGCAGAATGAACATGCTCATAGAATGGAAGAATTTTATATTGAACAGAAAGACTTAGAGAAAAAATTAGAGCAGGTAATGAAGCAAAAATGTACCTGTGattcaaatttagaaaaagacaaagaggcTGAATATGCAGCACAG TTGGCAGAACTGAGACAGAGATTGGACCATGCTGAGGCTGATAGGCAAGAACTCCAAGATGAACTTCGACAGGAACGGGAGGCAAGACAGAAGTTAGAGATGATGATAAAAGAGCTAAAGCTGCAAATTTTGAAATCATCTAAGACTGTTAAAGAATAG
- the SKIL gene encoding ski-like protein isoform X5 translates to MANLQTNFSLVQGSNKKLNGMGDDGGPPVKKMMTDIHANGKMMINKMPTVKKEHLDDYEVPMETDGEHVKRTCASVPEPLHLNPSLKHTLAQFHLSSQSSLGGPAAFSARYSQESMSPTVFLPLPSPQVLPGPLLIPSDSSTELTQTVLEGESISCFQVGGEKRLCLPQVLNSVLREFSLQQINTVCDELYIYCSRCTSDQLHILKVLGILPFNAPSCGLITLTDAQRLCNALLRPRTFPQNGSVLPAKNSLAQLKETGSAFEVEHECLGKCQGLFAPQFYVQPDAPCIQCLECCGMFAPQTFVMHSHRSPDKRTCHWGFESAKWHCYLHVNQKYLGTPEEKKLKIILEEMKEKFSVRNGKRTQSKANTPSGMELQSWYPVIKQEGDHVSQTHSFLHPSYYLYMCDKVVAPNVSITSAVSQSKEVTKTEANPSISNNSTSKKKPESTTCSFIRDTSKAGIDHDTAASSPLLVKDIICEDDKGKIMEEVMRTYVKQQEKLNSILQKKQQLQMEVEMLSSSKAMKELTEEQQNLQKELESLQNEHAHRMEEFYIEQKDLEKKLEQVMKQKCTCDSNLEKDKEAEYAAQLAELRQRLDHAEADRQELQDELRQEREARQKLEMMIKELKLQILKSSKTVKE, encoded by the exons ATGGCAAACCTACAGACAAATTTTTCCTTGGTTCAAGGCTCAAATAAAAAACTGAATGGGATGGGAGATGATGGCGGCCCTCCAGTGAAAAAAATGATGACAGACATTCACGCAAATGGGAAAATGATGATCAACAAGATGCCAACAGTGAAGAAGGAACACTTGGATGACTACGAAGTGCCAATGGAAACTGATGGGGAACATGTGAAGCGAACCTGTGCCTCTGTGCCTGAACCCTTACATTTAAATCCCAGTTTGAAACACACTTTGGCGCAATTCCATTTAAGTAGTCAGAGCTCTCTGGGTGGACCAGCGGCATTTTCTGCTCGGTATTCCCAAGAAAGCATGTCACCTACTGTATTTCTGCCTCTTCCATCTCCTCAGGTTCTTCCTGGCCCACTGCTCATCCCTTCTGATAGCTCCACAGAACTCACCCAGACTGTGTTGGAAGGGGAGTCTATTTCTTGTTTTCAGGTTGGAGGAGAAAAGAGACTCTGTTTGCCCCAAGTCTTAAATTCTGTTCTCCGAGAATTTTCACTCCAGCAAATAAATACAGTGTGTGACGAATTGTACATCTATTGTTCACGGTGTACCTCAGACCAGCTTCATATCTTAAAGGTCCTGGGAATACTTCCATTCAATGCCCCATCCTGTGGGCTGATCACATTAACTGATGCACAAAGACTATGTAATGCTTTATTGCGGCCACGCACTTTTCCTCAAAATGGTAGTGTACTTCCTGCTAAAAACTCATTGGCCCAGTTAAAGGAAACTGGCAGTGCCTTTGAAGTGGAACATGAATGCTTGGGCAAATGTCAGGGTCTATTTGCACCCCAGTTTTATGTTCAGCCTGATGCTCCATGTATTCAGTGTCTGGAATGCTGTGGAATGTTTGCGCCCCAGACATTTGTGATGCATTCTCACAGATCACCTGACAAAAGGACTTGCCACTGGGGCTTTGAGTCAGCCAAATGGCATTGCTATCTTCATGTGAACCAGAAATACTTAGGGACACctgaagaaaagaaactgaagataattttagaagaaatgaaggagaaatttagcgtgagaaatggaaagagaactcAATCCAaggcaa ATACACCATCAGGAATGGAATTACAATCATGGTACCCTGTTATAAAGCAGGAAGGTGACCATGTTTCTCAGACACATTCATTTTTACACCCCAG ctaCTACTTATACATGTGTGATAAAGTGGTTGCCCCAAATGTGTCGATTACTTCTGCTGTATCCCAGTCTAAAGAGGTCACGAAGACAGAGGCAA ATCCATCAATCTCAAATAATTCTACAAGTAAGAAGAAACCCGAGTCTACCACTTGCAGTTTCATCAGAGACACAAGCAAGGCAGGAATAGACCATGATACTGCAGCTTCATCTCCACTTCTTGTCAAAGATATCATCTGTGAGGATGATAAGGGAAAGATCATGGAAGAAGTAATGAGAACTTATGTAAAACAACAGGAAAAACTGAACTCAATTTTGCAGAAGAAGCAACAACTTCAGATG GAAGTTGAAATGTTGAGTAGTTCAAAAGCTATGAAggaactcactgaagaacagcAAAATTTGCAGAAAGAGCTTGAATCTTTGCAGAATGAACATGCTCATAGAATGGAAGAATTTTATATTGAACAGAAAGACTTAGAGAAAAAATTAGAGCAGGTAATGAAGCAAAAATGTACCTGTGattcaaatttagaaaaagacaaagaggcTGAATATGCAGCACAG TTGGCAGAACTGAGACAGAGATTGGACCATGCTGAGGCTGATAGGCAAGAACTCCAAGATGAACTTCGACAGGAACGGGAGGCAAGACAGAAGTTAGAGATGATGATAAAAGAGCTAAAGCTGCAAATTTTGAAATCATCTAAGACTGTTAAAGAATAG
- the SKIL gene encoding ski-like protein isoform X2: MANLQTNFSLVQGSNKKLNGMGDDGGPPVKKMMTDIHANGKMMINKMPTVKKEHLDDYEVPMETDGEHVKRTCASVPEPLHLNPSLKHTLAQFHLSSQSSLGGPAAFSARYSQESMSPTVFLPLPSPQVLPGPLLIPSDSSTELTQTVLEGESISCFQVGGEKRLCLPQVLNSVLREFSLQQINTVCDELYIYCSRCTSDQLHILKVLGILPFNAPSCGLITLTDAQRLCNALLRPRTFPQNGSVLPAKNSLAQLKETGSAFEVEHECLGKCQGLFAPQFYVQPDAPCIQCLECCGMFAPQTFVMHSHRSPDKRTCHWGFESAKWHCYLHVNQKYLGTPEEKKLKIILEEMKEKFSVRNGKRTQSKANTPSGMELQSWYPVIKQEGDHVSQTHSFLHPSYYLYMCDKVVAPNVSITSAVSQSKEVTKTEASRSIPRQSEKPHSSGKHQKMVSYPDVSLEEQEKMDLKTSRELCSRLDPSISNNSTSKKKPESTTCSFIRDTSKAGIDHDTAASSPLLVKDIICEDDKGKIMEEVMRTYVKQQEKLNSILQKKQQLQMEVEMLSSSKAMKELTEEQQNLQKELESLQNEHAHRMEEFYIEQKDLEKKLEQVMKQKCTCDSNLEKDKEAEYAAQLAELRQRLDHAEADRQELQDELRQEREARQKLEMMIKELKLQILKSSKTVKE; the protein is encoded by the exons ATGGCAAACCTACAGACAAATTTTTCCTTGGTTCAAGGCTCAAATAAAAAACTGAATGGGATGGGAGATGATGGCGGCCCTCCAGTGAAAAAAATGATGACAGACATTCACGCAAATGGGAAAATGATGATCAACAAGATGCCAACAGTGAAGAAGGAACACTTGGATGACTACGAAGTGCCAATGGAAACTGATGGGGAACATGTGAAGCGAACCTGTGCCTCTGTGCCTGAACCCTTACATTTAAATCCCAGTTTGAAACACACTTTGGCGCAATTCCATTTAAGTAGTCAGAGCTCTCTGGGTGGACCAGCGGCATTTTCTGCTCGGTATTCCCAAGAAAGCATGTCACCTACTGTATTTCTGCCTCTTCCATCTCCTCAGGTTCTTCCTGGCCCACTGCTCATCCCTTCTGATAGCTCCACAGAACTCACCCAGACTGTGTTGGAAGGGGAGTCTATTTCTTGTTTTCAGGTTGGAGGAGAAAAGAGACTCTGTTTGCCCCAAGTCTTAAATTCTGTTCTCCGAGAATTTTCACTCCAGCAAATAAATACAGTGTGTGACGAATTGTACATCTATTGTTCACGGTGTACCTCAGACCAGCTTCATATCTTAAAGGTCCTGGGAATACTTCCATTCAATGCCCCATCCTGTGGGCTGATCACATTAACTGATGCACAAAGACTATGTAATGCTTTATTGCGGCCACGCACTTTTCCTCAAAATGGTAGTGTACTTCCTGCTAAAAACTCATTGGCCCAGTTAAAGGAAACTGGCAGTGCCTTTGAAGTGGAACATGAATGCTTGGGCAAATGTCAGGGTCTATTTGCACCCCAGTTTTATGTTCAGCCTGATGCTCCATGTATTCAGTGTCTGGAATGCTGTGGAATGTTTGCGCCCCAGACATTTGTGATGCATTCTCACAGATCACCTGACAAAAGGACTTGCCACTGGGGCTTTGAGTCAGCCAAATGGCATTGCTATCTTCATGTGAACCAGAAATACTTAGGGACACctgaagaaaagaaactgaagataattttagaagaaatgaaggagaaatttagcgtgagaaatggaaagagaactcAATCCAaggcaa ATACACCATCAGGAATGGAATTACAATCATGGTACCCTGTTATAAAGCAGGAAGGTGACCATGTTTCTCAGACACATTCATTTTTACACCCCAG ctaCTACTTATACATGTGTGATAAAGTGGTTGCCCCAAATGTGTCGATTACTTCTGCTGTATCCCAGTCTAAAGAGGTCACGAAGACAGAGGCAAGTAGATCTATACCAAGACAGTCAGAGAAGCCTCATAGTAGTGGGAAACATCAAAAAATGGTGTCTTACCCAGATGTCTCACTGGAGGAACAggagaaaatggatttaaaaacaagtaGAGAATTATGTAGCCGTTTAG ATCCATCAATCTCAAATAATTCTACAAGTAAGAAGAAACCCGAGTCTACCACTTGCAGTTTCATCAGAGACACAAGCAAGGCAGGAATAGACCATGATACTGCAGCTTCATCTCCACTTCTTGTCAAAGATATCATCTGTGAGGATGATAAGGGAAAGATCATGGAAGAAGTAATGAGAACTTATGTAAAACAACAGGAAAAACTGAACTCAATTTTGCAGAAGAAGCAACAACTTCAGATG GAAGTTGAAATGTTGAGTAGTTCAAAAGCTATGAAggaactcactgaagaacagcAAAATTTGCAGAAAGAGCTTGAATCTTTGCAGAATGAACATGCTCATAGAATGGAAGAATTTTATATTGAACAGAAAGACTTAGAGAAAAAATTAGAGCAGGTAATGAAGCAAAAATGTACCTGTGattcaaatttagaaaaagacaaagaggcTGAATATGCAGCACAG TTGGCAGAACTGAGACAGAGATTGGACCATGCTGAGGCTGATAGGCAAGAACTCCAAGATGAACTTCGACAGGAACGGGAGGCAAGACAGAAGTTAGAGATGATGATAAAAGAGCTAAAGCTGCAAATTTTGAAATCATCTAAGACTGTTAAAGAATAG
- the SKIL gene encoding ski-like protein isoform X4 translates to MANLQTNFSLVQGSNKKLNGMGDDGGPPVKKMMTDIHANGKMMINKMPTVKKEHLDDYEVPMETDGEHVKRTCASVPEPLHLNPSLKHTLAQFHLSSQSSLGGPAAFSARYSQESMSPTVFLPLPSPQVLPGPLLIPSDSSTELTQTVLEGESISCFQVGGEKRLCLPQVLNSVLREFSLQQINTVCDELYIYCSRCTSDQLHILKVLGILPFNAPSCGLITLTDAQRLCNALLRPRTFPQNGSVLPAKNSLAQLKETGSAFEVEHECLGKCQGLFAPQFYVQPDAPCIQCLECCGMFAPQTFVMHSHRSPDKRTCHWGFESAKWHCYLHVNQKYLGTPEEKKLKIILEEMKEKFSVRNGKRTQSKIDTPSGMELQSWYPVIKQEGDHVSQTHSFLHPSYYLYMCDKVVAPNVSITSAVSQSKEVTKTEASRSIPRQSEKPHSSGKHQKMVSYPDVSLEEQEKMDLKTSRELCSRLDPSISNNSTSKKKPESTTCSFIRDTSKAGIDHDTAASSPLLVKDIICEDDKGKIMEEVMRTYVKQQEKLNSILQKKQQLQMEVEMLSSSKAMKELTEEQQNLQKELESLQNEHAHRMEEFYIEQKDLEKKLEQVMKQKCTCDSNLEKDKEAEYAAVGRTETEIGPC, encoded by the exons ATGGCAAACCTACAGACAAATTTTTCCTTGGTTCAAGGCTCAAATAAAAAACTGAATGGGATGGGAGATGATGGCGGCCCTCCAGTGAAAAAAATGATGACAGACATTCACGCAAATGGGAAAATGATGATCAACAAGATGCCAACAGTGAAGAAGGAACACTTGGATGACTACGAAGTGCCAATGGAAACTGATGGGGAACATGTGAAGCGAACCTGTGCCTCTGTGCCTGAACCCTTACATTTAAATCCCAGTTTGAAACACACTTTGGCGCAATTCCATTTAAGTAGTCAGAGCTCTCTGGGTGGACCAGCGGCATTTTCTGCTCGGTATTCCCAAGAAAGCATGTCACCTACTGTATTTCTGCCTCTTCCATCTCCTCAGGTTCTTCCTGGCCCACTGCTCATCCCTTCTGATAGCTCCACAGAACTCACCCAGACTGTGTTGGAAGGGGAGTCTATTTCTTGTTTTCAGGTTGGAGGAGAAAAGAGACTCTGTTTGCCCCAAGTCTTAAATTCTGTTCTCCGAGAATTTTCACTCCAGCAAATAAATACAGTGTGTGACGAATTGTACATCTATTGTTCACGGTGTACCTCAGACCAGCTTCATATCTTAAAGGTCCTGGGAATACTTCCATTCAATGCCCCATCCTGTGGGCTGATCACATTAACTGATGCACAAAGACTATGTAATGCTTTATTGCGGCCACGCACTTTTCCTCAAAATGGTAGTGTACTTCCTGCTAAAAACTCATTGGCCCAGTTAAAGGAAACTGGCAGTGCCTTTGAAGTGGAACATGAATGCTTGGGCAAATGTCAGGGTCTATTTGCACCCCAGTTTTATGTTCAGCCTGATGCTCCATGTATTCAGTGTCTGGAATGCTGTGGAATGTTTGCGCCCCAGACATTTGTGATGCATTCTCACAGATCACCTGACAAAAGGACTTGCCACTGGGGCTTTGAGTCAGCCAAATGGCATTGCTATCTTCATGTGAACCAGAAATACTTAGGGACACctgaagaaaagaaactgaagataattttagaagaaatgaaggagaaatttagcgtgagaaatggaaagagaactcAATCCAag ATAGATACACCATCAGGAATGGAATTACAATCATGGTACCCTGTTATAAAGCAGGAAGGTGACCATGTTTCTCAGACACATTCATTTTTACACCCCAG ctaCTACTTATACATGTGTGATAAAGTGGTTGCCCCAAATGTGTCGATTACTTCTGCTGTATCCCAGTCTAAAGAGGTCACGAAGACAGAGGCAAGTAGATCTATACCAAGACAGTCAGAGAAGCCTCATAGTAGTGGGAAACATCAAAAAATGGTGTCTTACCCAGATGTCTCACTGGAGGAACAggagaaaatggatttaaaaacaagtaGAGAATTATGTAGCCGTTTAG ATCCATCAATCTCAAATAATTCTACAAGTAAGAAGAAACCCGAGTCTACCACTTGCAGTTTCATCAGAGACACAAGCAAGGCAGGAATAGACCATGATACTGCAGCTTCATCTCCACTTCTTGTCAAAGATATCATCTGTGAGGATGATAAGGGAAAGATCATGGAAGAAGTAATGAGAACTTATGTAAAACAACAGGAAAAACTGAACTCAATTTTGCAGAAGAAGCAACAACTTCAGATG GAAGTTGAAATGTTGAGTAGTTCAAAAGCTATGAAggaactcactgaagaacagcAAAATTTGCAGAAAGAGCTTGAATCTTTGCAGAATGAACATGCTCATAGAATGGAAGAATTTTATATTGAACAGAAAGACTTAGAGAAAAAATTAGAGCAGGTAATGAAGCAAAAATGTACCTGTGattcaaatttagaaaaagacaaagaggcTGAATATGCAG CAGTTGGCAGAACTGAGACAGAGATTGGACCATGCTGA